The Arachis hypogaea cultivar Tifrunner chromosome 16, arahy.Tifrunner.gnm2.J5K5, whole genome shotgun sequence genome contains a region encoding:
- the LOC112754259 gene encoding uncharacterized protein, whose amino-acid sequence MNMSNQPPNPNNNTNQPSSSSNLPSQPQPNPRGGLNAITLRLGTTLEEIPPRVMGEIHEEEVVVEAPHEEEVVDKRHEEEGVNLKKPKRKAIVDESVPILFPSMVKKAKKTPEFDLNMLQVFKKVELNLAPLKKSAVRFALADKSVITVMGIAEDVLVAIKDLVFSVDFYILEMPPAENRSSSS is encoded by the exons atgaacatgtcaaACCAACCACCAAACCCCAATAACAACACTaaccaaccctcaagttcttctaaccttccatcccaaccccaaccaaatccAAGAGGCGgcctcaacgccatcactctacggttgGGGACTACATTAGAagagatacctccaagggtcatgggagaaattcatgaggaagaggtagttgttgaagctccacatgaagaagaggtggtagacaaaaggcatgaggaagaaggagtaaatcTCAagaaacccaagaggaaagccatAGTGGATGAGTCCGTTCCTATTCTatttccttccatggtgaagaaggcaaagaaaacaccggagtttgatttgaacatgcttcaagtgttcaaaaaggttgag ttgaatttagctccattgaagaagtcggcggtgaggtttgccttagccgataaaagtgtgatcacagtgatggggatagcagaagatgtactcgtggcaattaaggatttggttttttcggttgacttttacatccttgaaatgcctccagcagaaaatagaagctcatcctcctga